A part of Leptospira wolffii serovar Khorat str. Khorat-H2 genomic DNA contains:
- a CDS encoding ClpP family protease has protein sequence MESAVTELPSFPGAKLEESQLKERKVFLWGQVDDISAKYVVERLLYLSNEDQEKDITLVINSPGGANTAGMAILDTIDLIPNDVKTVCMGLAASFGALLLLSGTKGKRFAYPHSRIMLHQPHVPGRYEAKATDIGIFASMIEKDKKEINRIIAARTGQPLEIVEKDTDRDLWLSPEEAKEYGVIDDILEKW, from the coding sequence TGGAAAGCGCCGTTACCGAACTCCCTTCCTTTCCGGGAGCCAAGCTGGAGGAAAGCCAACTAAAAGAGAGAAAGGTTTTCCTTTGGGGTCAAGTGGACGATATTTCGGCTAAATACGTGGTGGAGCGTCTATTATATCTTTCGAATGAAGATCAGGAGAAGGACATCACTTTAGTAATCAATAGCCCCGGAGGCGCGAATACCGCCGGCATGGCGATCTTAGACACTATCGATCTGATTCCCAACGATGTGAAGACTGTTTGCATGGGCCTTGCCGCAAGCTTCGGAGCGCTTTTGCTGCTCTCCGGTACGAAAGGAAAACGATTCGCCTATCCTCATAGTAGAATCATGCTCCATCAACCTCATGTTCCCGGAAGATACGAAGCCAAGGCTACCGATATCGGTATCTTTGCCTCTATGATAGAGAAGGATAAGAAGGAAATCAATCGTATCATCGCCGCTAGGACCGGCCAACCTTTGGAGATCGTGGAGAAAGACACGGATCGCGACTTATGGTTGAGTCCCGAAGAAGCGAAAGAGTACGGAGTGATCGACGATATTCTCGAAAAATGGTAA
- a CDS encoding GNAT family N-acetyltransferase, with the protein MSSEYPPVPVSLKGENVQLLPLRAEHLAGLQEAVSDGELWKLWYTFIPTPDKMEAWIRKAREEEDARVSLPFVVQSKEGKILGSTRYMNIEKDARRLEIGTTWYAKSVQRTSVNTECKLLLLQHAFETLNCIAVEFRTNYFNFPSRKAIERLGAKLDGILRNHRWNSNGTLRDTAVYSILQSEWPTVKNNLRFKLDS; encoded by the coding sequence TTGAGTTCAGAATACCCGCCCGTGCCCGTTTCTTTAAAGGGCGAGAACGTACAATTACTTCCCTTAAGAGCGGAACATTTAGCCGGTTTGCAAGAAGCCGTGAGCGACGGAGAGCTTTGGAAATTATGGTACACTTTTATCCCGACTCCAGATAAGATGGAGGCCTGGATCCGAAAGGCTCGGGAAGAAGAGGACGCAAGAGTCTCACTTCCTTTCGTCGTTCAAAGCAAGGAAGGAAAGATTTTGGGTAGCACTCGGTATATGAATATCGAAAAAGATGCGAGGCGATTGGAAATCGGCACCACCTGGTATGCCAAGAGCGTCCAAAGAACCTCCGTCAATACGGAATGTAAGCTTCTACTTTTGCAGCACGCTTTCGAAACTTTGAATTGTATCGCGGTCGAATTTCGGACGAATTATTTCAATTTCCCTTCTCGAAAGGCGATCGAGAGACTCGGAGCGAAATTGGACGGAATCCTACGGAACCATCGTTGGAATTCCAACGGAACCCTGAGAGACACTGCGGTTTATAGTATTCTGCAAAGCGAATGGCCGACGGTGAAAAACAATCTAAGATTCAAATTGGATTCGTAG
- the galK gene encoding galactokinase, giving the protein MTPSLRENLISSLDRNFPNSTKTTPIRFFSAPGRINIIGEHVDYAGGTVFPAAIDFRVYLAVRKNDTETFRIHSLDFQASLSTKSIEYDSKNPWANYILGVASEAKKKGLPVHGFDLAFTGNIPQGAGLSSSAAVEVVVGFALSRIFGWDLSREEIALLGQAAENRFVGVNCGIMDQFVISVAKPDSCISLNTETLEYEYHTLDLPGFEFYLIDSKVKHNLKESEYNERRKEVESVRNKFRSVSPGLKNVYNADPNLLEKVDLNLNERKRALHILGEKARVQNVIRCLAQKDAIGLGKELYACHKSLSENFEVSCEESDFIVDGLFKRNVLGARMIGGGFGGCVLVLDREHRSEKIFSELQKEYVEKFGFSPEIYRFRISEGVKEDP; this is encoded by the coding sequence ATGACTCCTTCTCTACGAGAGAATCTGATCTCCTCATTGGATCGAAATTTTCCGAATTCTACTAAAACGACTCCTATACGATTCTTTTCGGCGCCGGGTAGAATCAATATTATAGGGGAACATGTGGATTACGCGGGCGGGACCGTTTTTCCTGCGGCCATAGACTTCCGAGTATACCTGGCCGTCCGTAAGAATGATACGGAGACCTTTCGGATTCATTCCTTGGATTTTCAAGCAAGCCTTTCCACGAAATCCATCGAATACGATTCGAAGAATCCTTGGGCAAATTATATTCTAGGAGTCGCTTCGGAAGCTAAGAAGAAAGGGCTGCCAGTTCACGGATTCGATCTAGCCTTTACGGGAAATATTCCCCAGGGAGCGGGGCTTTCCTCTTCGGCCGCAGTAGAGGTCGTCGTAGGATTTGCTCTCTCCCGGATCTTTGGATGGGATCTTTCTAGAGAGGAGATCGCACTGCTCGGTCAGGCTGCGGAGAACCGATTCGTTGGAGTCAATTGCGGAATCATGGACCAGTTCGTTATCTCGGTAGCCAAACCGGATTCCTGTATTTCCCTGAACACGGAGACCTTAGAATATGAATACCATACCCTGGATCTTCCCGGTTTCGAGTTCTATCTAATAGATTCCAAAGTGAAGCACAATCTGAAGGAAAGCGAATATAACGAAAGAAGAAAGGAAGTGGAATCCGTCCGGAATAAGTTCCGATCGGTCTCTCCCGGATTGAAAAACGTCTATAACGCGGATCCGAATCTATTGGAGAAAGTAGATCTGAACCTAAACGAAAGGAAAAGGGCGTTGCATATACTCGGAGAAAAAGCCAGGGTTCAAAACGTTATTCGCTGCTTAGCTCAAAAAGACGCGATCGGTTTGGGCAAGGAACTTTACGCCTGCCATAAGTCCCTTTCCGAAAACTTCGAAGTATCTTGTGAAGAATCCGATTTTATCGTAGATGGACTTTTCAAAAGAAACGTCTTGGGAGCGAGAATGATCGGAGGCGGATTCGGAGGTTGTGTTTTGGTTTTGGACCGGGAGCACCGATCCGAGAAAATATTCTCCGAATTACAAAAAGAATACGTCGAAAAGTTCGGGTTCTCTCCGGAGATCTATCGCTTCCGGATTTCAGAAGGAGTGAAAGAGGACCCTTAA
- a CDS encoding glucose-6-phosphate isomerase: protein MAFSLDLSDRFASEFIDPKVKEDLFRESGLALENLLSGKSPGSEFLGWIRLPQSKKGSELDRIISVAEKLRSFSETVVVIGIGGSYLGSRAVIEASQSYFFSPKLGQPEILYAGHQLDSRYHSELVKYLENREFSVIVISKSGTTTEPALAFRLIWDSVRRKYGAGAKDRVVAITDESKGALRKMSEELGFETFVIPDDIGGRYSVLTPVGLFPIAAAGLDILRFWNGFEEAADALTGELKPDLNPACRYAAYRNAFYRSGKKLEVIANYDPSMHTFSEWWKQLYGESEGKQGLGIFPASVDLTTDLHSMGQYLQEGERSIFETVLYPERQKADLQIPSDPVDLDGLNFLSGKSMGEVNRQAILGTLLAHSAGKVPCLEIRFPDTDIGSIGQLMYFFQLACGISGNILRVNPFDQPGVEAYKKNMFALLGKPGFEGLRKTLKDKGI, encoded by the coding sequence ATGGCTTTTTCCTTGGACCTAAGCGACCGATTTGCTTCGGAGTTTATCGATCCTAAAGTAAAAGAGGATCTATTCCGGGAATCGGGACTCGCTTTAGAAAATCTTCTTTCGGGAAAATCTCCCGGATCCGAATTCTTAGGTTGGATTCGCCTTCCTCAGAGTAAAAAGGGATCCGAGCTGGATCGCATTATTTCCGTCGCGGAGAAGCTTCGCTCCTTCTCCGAAACGGTCGTGGTCATCGGAATCGGCGGCTCGTATCTAGGTTCCAGAGCCGTCATAGAAGCCTCGCAATCTTATTTCTTTTCTCCTAAGCTTGGCCAACCCGAAATTTTATATGCCGGACATCAATTGGATTCCAGATATCATTCCGAATTGGTAAAATATTTGGAGAATCGCGAATTTTCCGTAATCGTAATCTCCAAGTCCGGAACCACGACGGAACCCGCTCTCGCCTTCCGTTTGATCTGGGATTCGGTCCGTAGGAAATACGGAGCCGGAGCCAAGGATAGAGTGGTTGCTATCACAGACGAATCCAAAGGCGCTCTCCGAAAAATGTCGGAAGAATTGGGATTCGAAACCTTCGTAATTCCGGACGATATCGGAGGCAGATACTCCGTTCTCACTCCCGTGGGTCTATTTCCGATCGCCGCGGCAGGATTAGATATATTAAGATTTTGGAATGGATTCGAGGAAGCCGCGGACGCCTTGACCGGAGAGCTTAAACCCGATCTCAATCCTGCTTGTAGATACGCTGCGTACCGCAACGCATTCTACCGATCCGGAAAAAAACTGGAAGTGATCGCGAATTACGATCCGTCCATGCATACTTTCTCCGAGTGGTGGAAGCAGCTTTACGGGGAGAGTGAAGGAAAACAAGGGCTCGGAATATTTCCCGCATCGGTCGATCTGACCACCGATTTACATTCGATGGGGCAGTATCTGCAAGAAGGGGAGAGAAGTATTTTCGAAACGGTTCTCTATCCGGAGCGGCAAAAGGCGGATTTGCAAATTCCTTCCGATCCGGTGGATCTGGACGGGTTGAATTTTCTTTCCGGCAAATCGATGGGAGAAGTGAATAGGCAGGCGATCCTAGGAACATTATTGGCGCATTCCGCCGGAAAAGTACCTTGCCTGGAGATCCGATTTCCGGACACCGATATCGGGAGCATAGGCCAATTGATGTATTTCTTCCAATTGGCTTGCGGGATTTCCGGAAATATATTGAGGGTGAATCCTTTTGATCAACCCGGGGTGGAGGCGTATAAGAAGAATATGTTCGCGCTCCTAGGTAAACCAGGATTCGAAGGATTGCGCAAAACACTCAAGGATAAGGGAATTTAG